The genome window GTGCTCGCGGGTCTGGGCGTGGGCTTGGCGATCGCTGCGACCAGCAGCCAGGGCCGCCAGTTCATGGACTTCATGCGCGGCGCGCGCGTCGAACTGCGCAAGGTCGTCTGGCCGAAGCGCGAGGAGACACTGCAGACCACGCTCATCGTGCTGCTGTTCGCGATCACCATGGGTGTCTTCTTCTGGATGCTTGACCTCGGCCTCGGCTGGGTCGTGCGCCTGATCACCGGCAGGGGCTGATTTAGTGTCTCTACGTTGGTACGTGGTCCACGCCTACTCGAACTACGAGTACAAGGTGAAACAGTCGCTCATCGAGCGGATCGAGCGTTACGACCTCGGCCACAAGTTCGGTGAGATCCTGGTGCCCACGGAAGAAGTCGTGGAGATGCGCGAGGGCCAGCGCCGCA of Pseudomonadota bacterium contains these proteins:
- the secE gene encoding preprotein translocase subunit SecE, yielding MEAKQSSSSSVLDTMKLVLALAAVVGGIFTYYYFPSASVLLRVPAVLAGLGVGLAIAATSSQGRQFMDFMRGARVELRKVVWPKREETLQTTLIVLLFAITMGVFFWMLDLGLGWVVRLITGRG